One segment of Cottoperca gobio chromosome 24, fCotGob3.1, whole genome shotgun sequence DNA contains the following:
- the LOC115004039 gene encoding deleted in malignant brain tumors 1 protein-like isoform X1: MSKNSINPICKRLIYFEDTMILISSEKLHFGFYLSIGLLSLPLLAECHKIQLVGPSRCSGRLEVYHRDSWGTVCDDVWSVANADVVCRELNCGIALEAKKSAFFGEGHNTIWLDDVECIGTESSILKCPHRPMGENNCGHSEDAGVICSESVRVVNGSNRCNGRVEVYQEGNWKRVCSSDWDNEDANVVCREINCGTPSTQAKVPNFGEATGLDSIKPNCLGNESSISQCNFLKSSENCVDATIFCENSKPIRLMNGTSQCSGRVEVYHNGQWGTICDDRWGMQEAVVACREMNCGAALAVKFKSFFGRGHDQVWLDDVDCTGHEKSLADCPHKNFGDHDCDHNEDAGLICSDAVRLLNGTNSCSGRVEVFHDGQWGKMCKNWGSEDAAVVCKEIGCGAPKKNQQSFNFGDSERRGYTSRCSGNVSSISQCALQEYIGRCEGVSLSCSDNPSLRLVNGTNRCSGRVEIFHEGQWGAVCDDGWDIKDAQVVCRAMDCGTAQTAKSGSFFGQGHGNIWLDDVACVGNETSLLNCPHPGLGENNCGHTEDAGVVCSADIRLINGTDQCSGRVELHHNGKWSPAYNINWGKNEATVVCREMFCGDPVKFSGSHGGVEHSGGYHITCSGTESSLNQCTLTAYVRNSHDRIEEASVECSGNLKLSNGSNRCDGRIEFFEKGQWGTVCGDDYDINDANVVCRQLDCGASFKFTNMAVYGHGTRHTLIDQIECNGMESTLNQCIRIPFRGKTCNITSIAGVVCTGSLSVRLANGKDECSGRVEVRHGEMWNTVCDTDWTLSKAQVVCEQLECGHALNAPGSAHFGQGSGSVVEASNSCFDNVTSLQQCTLKGFRGSSCGHEHDAGALCAAQIRLIGGSGQCSGRVEIFYKGQWGTVCDDEWEMSNADVVCRQLGCGHAVSAPMSSHFGRGTGPIWLDNVSCEGGEKAITHCTHSGFGINNCGHGEDASVICLGALQKPQITLSPAPEVHWGDRVEITCTVLTENLGGTFVLKRTQDSFKMEKFSESEAATFTFPTVDFSQKGTYFCEYQKKLPNEVIYFPQGNTADLSVTVKLEKPSITLTSPHAMVIYSPDKISVTKGSTFSVTCSVHSRYSTGFFYLTKANTNASDAMPAFGHSIFYLASFEFPEIDYKNQGEYRCVFGVNISSVSFCSDPSKSLQITVVATSSSSVVSGAVVGVLLVLLLVLVVGYLVWRRRRRGAGTIVQFSNRSGGAIKQDFDERSNGLYGRDIDSEVNEQAHSSSQEDNKADVDNSVEAVPEDLAGRVCYELEPLVFP, from the exons CGTTTGATCTACTTTGAAGACACAATGATCTTGATTTCATCTGAAAAACTCcattttggtttttatttgtCAATAG GTCTACTGAGTCTACCACTGCTTGCAG AATGCCATAAAATTCAGCTGGTCGGGCCTTCCCGTTGCTCTGGTAGACTGGAGGTCTACCACAGAGACAGTTGGGGAACGGTGTGTGATGACGTCTGGAGCGTGGCCAACGCTGACGTGGTGTGTCGAGAGTTAAACTGTGGGATAGCTCTTGAGGCCAAAAAAAGCGCCTTTTTTGGAGAGGGACACAACACGATCTGGTTGGATGATGTAGAGTGTATTGGCACTGAGTCTTCTATCCTCAAGTGCCCACACAGACCAATGGGGGAAAATAACTGTGGCCACTCTGAAGATGCTGGGGTTATTTGTTCAG AAAGTGTGAGGGTGGTCAACGGAAGCAATCGGTGTAACGGCAGAGTGGAAGTCTACCAGGAAGGCAACTGGAAACGAGTGTGCAGCAGTGACTGGGACAATGAAGACGCTAACGTGGTGTGCCGAGAGATTAACTGTGGCACTCCCTCCACTCAGGCTAAAGTGCCCAATTTTGGAGAGGCAACTGGCCTGGACAGCATCAAACCCAACTGTTTGGGAAATGAGAGCTCCATCTCACAGTGCAACTTTCTGAAAAGCAGTGAAAACTGTGTTGATGCTACTATCTTCTGTGAAA ACAGTAAACCAATTCGGCTGATGAACGGTACTAGTCAGTGCTCTGGCCGAGTGGAAGTCTACCACAATGGACAGTGGGGAACGATTTGTGATGACAGATGGGGAATGCAGGAGGCAGTTGTTGCATGTCGAGAGATGAACTGTGGCGCTGCTCTCGCGGTCAAATTCAAATCTTTTTTCGGCAGAGGTCACGATCAGGTTTGGTTGGACGATGTTGATTGTACTGGTCATGAGAAGTCTCTTGCTGACTGCCCGCACAAAAATTTTGGAGACCACGACTGTGACCACAATGAAGATGCTGGTCTTATATGCTCAG ATGCAGTCAGGTTGCTTAATGGGACTAACTCCTGCTCTGGCAGAGTGGAGGTCTTCCATGATGGCCAATGGggaaaaatgtgtaaaaactgGGGCAGTGAAGATGCTGCAGTAGTGTGTAAGGAAATCGGTTGCGGAGCTccaaaaaaaaaccaacaaagCTTCAATTTTGGTGACAGTGAACGAAGAGGGTATACAAGTAGATGCTCTGGCAATGTGAGTTCAATCTCCCAATGCGCACTTCAAGAATACATAGGGAGATGTGAAGGTGTTTCTCTTTCATGTTCAG ATAATCCATCGCTAAGGCTTGTCAATGGCACTAACCGATGCTCTGGTAGAGTGGAGATTTTTCATGAAGGCCAGTGGGGAGCAGTGTGTGATGATGGGTGGGACATCAAAGATGCTCAGGTGGTGTGCAGAGCCATGGACTGTGGAACAGCTCAGACGGCCAAATCCGGTTCCTTCTTTGGTCAAGGCCATGGAAACATTTGGCTAGATGATGTTGCCTGTGTCGGTAATGAAACGTCCCTTTTGAACTGCCCACATCCCGGACTCGGAGAAAATAACTGTGGCCATACTGAAGATGCTGGTGTGGTGTGCTCAG CTGACATTAGACTGATCAATGGGACTGACCAGTGCTCAGGCAGAGTGGAGTTACACCATAATGGCAAATGGTCACCAGCATATAATATTAACTGGGGAAAAAATGAAGCTACAGTGGTGTGCAGAGAGATGTTTTGTGGAGATCCTGTCAAGTTCTCAGGATCACACGGTGGAGTCGAACATTCGGGAGGGTATCATATCACTTGTAGCGGTACAGAGAGCTCTCTCAACCAGTGCACACTGACAGCTTATGTAAGGAACAGCCATGATCGCATTGAAGAGGCATCTGTTGAATGTTCAG GCAATTTGAAGTTGTCCAATGGGTCCAATCGTTGTGATGGAAGAATAGAGTTCTTCGAAAAAGGCCAGTGGGGGACTGTGTGTGGCGACGACTATGATATAAATGATGCCAATGTGGTGTGCAGGCAGCTGGACTGCGGGGCCAGTTTCAAGTTTACCAACATGGCTGTGTATGGCCATGGCACAAGACATACCTTGATCGATCAAATTGAATGCAATGGAATGGAGTCAACTCTGAATCAGTGCATACGAATTCCATTTAGAGGCAAAACGTGCAATATCACTTCAATTGCTGGTGTTGTCTGCACAG GAAGTTTGTCGGTCCGGTTGGCTAATGGTAAGGATGAGTGCTCTGGAAGGGTAGAGGTCCGTCATGGCGAGATGTGGAATACGGTGTGTGACACAGACTGGACCCTGAGTAAAGCTCAGGTGGTGTGTGAGCAGCTAGAATGCGGACATGCATTGAACGCTCCTGGCAGTGCCCATTTTGGCCAAGGCAGTGGATCAGTAGTAGAGGCTAGCAATTCTTGTTTTGACAATGTGACATCTCTTCAGCAATGCACGCTCAAAGGTTTCAGAGGATCAAGCTGTGGGCACGAACATGATGCTGGCGCTCTCTGTGCAG CACAGATTCGGTTGATCGGCGGTTCAGGTCAATGCTCAGGTAGAGTGGAGATCTTCTATAAAGGCCAGTGGGGAACTGTGTGCGATGATGAATGGGAAATGAGCAATGCCGATGTGGTATGTAGACAGCTTGGCTGCGGCCATGCAGTTTCTGCTCCTATGAGTTCCCACTTTGGAAGAGGCACAGGTCCAATATGGCTGGATAATGTGTCCTGTGAAGGCGGAGAGAAGGCTATCACACATTGTACGCATTCCGGTTTTGGAATAAATAACTGCGGGCATGGTGAAGATGCTAGTGTTATCTGTTTAG gCGCTCTACAGAAGCCCCAAATCACTTTGAGTCCAGCTCCAGAAGTACACTGGGGTGACAGAGTTGAGATCACCTGCACTGTATTAACAGAAAACCTGGGTGGTACATTCGTGCTGAAAAGGACCCAAGACtcatttaaaatggaaaaattcTCTGAGAGTGAAGCTGCAACCTTTACTTTCCCTACTGTGGATTTCAGCCAGAAGGGGACATACTTCTGTGAATATCAAAAGAAATTGCCGAATGAAGTCATCTATTTTCCTCAAGGAAATACTGCTGATCTCTCTGTCACAG TGAAACTGGAGAAACCCAGCATCACCCTGACATCTCCTCATGCAATGGTGATCTACAGCCCTGACAAAATATCGGTCACCAAAGGAAGCACCTTCTCCGTCACTTGCTCTGTTCATTCCAGATATTCTACAGGTTTCTTCTATCTGACAAAGGCTAACACGAATGCATCTGACGCGATGCCGGCATTTGGCCACTCTATCTTCTACCTCGCATCCTTTGAATTCCCTGAAATAGATTATAAAAACCAAGGAGAGTATAGGTGCGTCTTCGGTGTTAACATATCCTCAGTGTCCTTCTGTTCGGATCCCTCCAAGTCACTCCAAATCACTGTAGTCG CAACCTCATCCTCTTCAGTTGTCTCAGGAGCGGTTGTGGGTGTGCTATTGGTGTTGCTACTCGTGCTGGTTGTTGGTTACTTGgtctggagaaggagaaggcgGGGTGCCG GTACCATAGTTCAGTTTAGTAACAGGTCTGGAGGAGCAATAAAGCAAGATTTCGATGAAAGGAGCAATGGACTCTATGGAAG AGACATCGATAGCGAAGTGAATGAGCAAGCACACAGTAGCAGCCAGGAAGACAACAAAGCTGATGTGGATAACTCCGTGGAGGCGGTCCCTGAAGACCTGGCTGGGAGAGTTTGTTATGAGCTTGAACCACTCGTTTTTCCCTAA
- the LOC115004039 gene encoding deleted in malignant brain tumors 1 protein-like isoform X2, with protein sequence MSKNSINPICLLSLPLLAECHKIQLVGPSRCSGRLEVYHRDSWGTVCDDVWSVANADVVCRELNCGIALEAKKSAFFGEGHNTIWLDDVECIGTESSILKCPHRPMGENNCGHSEDAGVICSESVRVVNGSNRCNGRVEVYQEGNWKRVCSSDWDNEDANVVCREINCGTPSTQAKVPNFGEATGLDSIKPNCLGNESSISQCNFLKSSENCVDATIFCENSKPIRLMNGTSQCSGRVEVYHNGQWGTICDDRWGMQEAVVACREMNCGAALAVKFKSFFGRGHDQVWLDDVDCTGHEKSLADCPHKNFGDHDCDHNEDAGLICSDAVRLLNGTNSCSGRVEVFHDGQWGKMCKNWGSEDAAVVCKEIGCGAPKKNQQSFNFGDSERRGYTSRCSGNVSSISQCALQEYIGRCEGVSLSCSDNPSLRLVNGTNRCSGRVEIFHEGQWGAVCDDGWDIKDAQVVCRAMDCGTAQTAKSGSFFGQGHGNIWLDDVACVGNETSLLNCPHPGLGENNCGHTEDAGVVCSADIRLINGTDQCSGRVELHHNGKWSPAYNINWGKNEATVVCREMFCGDPVKFSGSHGGVEHSGGYHITCSGTESSLNQCTLTAYVRNSHDRIEEASVECSGNLKLSNGSNRCDGRIEFFEKGQWGTVCGDDYDINDANVVCRQLDCGASFKFTNMAVYGHGTRHTLIDQIECNGMESTLNQCIRIPFRGKTCNITSIAGVVCTGSLSVRLANGKDECSGRVEVRHGEMWNTVCDTDWTLSKAQVVCEQLECGHALNAPGSAHFGQGSGSVVEASNSCFDNVTSLQQCTLKGFRGSSCGHEHDAGALCAAQIRLIGGSGQCSGRVEIFYKGQWGTVCDDEWEMSNADVVCRQLGCGHAVSAPMSSHFGRGTGPIWLDNVSCEGGEKAITHCTHSGFGINNCGHGEDASVICLGALQKPQITLSPAPEVHWGDRVEITCTVLTENLGGTFVLKRTQDSFKMEKFSESEAATFTFPTVDFSQKGTYFCEYQKKLPNEVIYFPQGNTADLSVTVKLEKPSITLTSPHAMVIYSPDKISVTKGSTFSVTCSVHSRYSTGFFYLTKANTNASDAMPAFGHSIFYLASFEFPEIDYKNQGEYRCVFGVNISSVSFCSDPSKSLQITVVATSSSSVVSGAVVGVLLVLLLVLVVGYLVWRRRRRGAGTIVQFSNRSGGAIKQDFDERSNGLYGRDIDSEVNEQAHSSSQEDNKADVDNSVEAVPEDLAGRVCYELEPLVFP encoded by the exons GTCTACTGAGTCTACCACTGCTTGCAG AATGCCATAAAATTCAGCTGGTCGGGCCTTCCCGTTGCTCTGGTAGACTGGAGGTCTACCACAGAGACAGTTGGGGAACGGTGTGTGATGACGTCTGGAGCGTGGCCAACGCTGACGTGGTGTGTCGAGAGTTAAACTGTGGGATAGCTCTTGAGGCCAAAAAAAGCGCCTTTTTTGGAGAGGGACACAACACGATCTGGTTGGATGATGTAGAGTGTATTGGCACTGAGTCTTCTATCCTCAAGTGCCCACACAGACCAATGGGGGAAAATAACTGTGGCCACTCTGAAGATGCTGGGGTTATTTGTTCAG AAAGTGTGAGGGTGGTCAACGGAAGCAATCGGTGTAACGGCAGAGTGGAAGTCTACCAGGAAGGCAACTGGAAACGAGTGTGCAGCAGTGACTGGGACAATGAAGACGCTAACGTGGTGTGCCGAGAGATTAACTGTGGCACTCCCTCCACTCAGGCTAAAGTGCCCAATTTTGGAGAGGCAACTGGCCTGGACAGCATCAAACCCAACTGTTTGGGAAATGAGAGCTCCATCTCACAGTGCAACTTTCTGAAAAGCAGTGAAAACTGTGTTGATGCTACTATCTTCTGTGAAA ACAGTAAACCAATTCGGCTGATGAACGGTACTAGTCAGTGCTCTGGCCGAGTGGAAGTCTACCACAATGGACAGTGGGGAACGATTTGTGATGACAGATGGGGAATGCAGGAGGCAGTTGTTGCATGTCGAGAGATGAACTGTGGCGCTGCTCTCGCGGTCAAATTCAAATCTTTTTTCGGCAGAGGTCACGATCAGGTTTGGTTGGACGATGTTGATTGTACTGGTCATGAGAAGTCTCTTGCTGACTGCCCGCACAAAAATTTTGGAGACCACGACTGTGACCACAATGAAGATGCTGGTCTTATATGCTCAG ATGCAGTCAGGTTGCTTAATGGGACTAACTCCTGCTCTGGCAGAGTGGAGGTCTTCCATGATGGCCAATGGggaaaaatgtgtaaaaactgGGGCAGTGAAGATGCTGCAGTAGTGTGTAAGGAAATCGGTTGCGGAGCTccaaaaaaaaaccaacaaagCTTCAATTTTGGTGACAGTGAACGAAGAGGGTATACAAGTAGATGCTCTGGCAATGTGAGTTCAATCTCCCAATGCGCACTTCAAGAATACATAGGGAGATGTGAAGGTGTTTCTCTTTCATGTTCAG ATAATCCATCGCTAAGGCTTGTCAATGGCACTAACCGATGCTCTGGTAGAGTGGAGATTTTTCATGAAGGCCAGTGGGGAGCAGTGTGTGATGATGGGTGGGACATCAAAGATGCTCAGGTGGTGTGCAGAGCCATGGACTGTGGAACAGCTCAGACGGCCAAATCCGGTTCCTTCTTTGGTCAAGGCCATGGAAACATTTGGCTAGATGATGTTGCCTGTGTCGGTAATGAAACGTCCCTTTTGAACTGCCCACATCCCGGACTCGGAGAAAATAACTGTGGCCATACTGAAGATGCTGGTGTGGTGTGCTCAG CTGACATTAGACTGATCAATGGGACTGACCAGTGCTCAGGCAGAGTGGAGTTACACCATAATGGCAAATGGTCACCAGCATATAATATTAACTGGGGAAAAAATGAAGCTACAGTGGTGTGCAGAGAGATGTTTTGTGGAGATCCTGTCAAGTTCTCAGGATCACACGGTGGAGTCGAACATTCGGGAGGGTATCATATCACTTGTAGCGGTACAGAGAGCTCTCTCAACCAGTGCACACTGACAGCTTATGTAAGGAACAGCCATGATCGCATTGAAGAGGCATCTGTTGAATGTTCAG GCAATTTGAAGTTGTCCAATGGGTCCAATCGTTGTGATGGAAGAATAGAGTTCTTCGAAAAAGGCCAGTGGGGGACTGTGTGTGGCGACGACTATGATATAAATGATGCCAATGTGGTGTGCAGGCAGCTGGACTGCGGGGCCAGTTTCAAGTTTACCAACATGGCTGTGTATGGCCATGGCACAAGACATACCTTGATCGATCAAATTGAATGCAATGGAATGGAGTCAACTCTGAATCAGTGCATACGAATTCCATTTAGAGGCAAAACGTGCAATATCACTTCAATTGCTGGTGTTGTCTGCACAG GAAGTTTGTCGGTCCGGTTGGCTAATGGTAAGGATGAGTGCTCTGGAAGGGTAGAGGTCCGTCATGGCGAGATGTGGAATACGGTGTGTGACACAGACTGGACCCTGAGTAAAGCTCAGGTGGTGTGTGAGCAGCTAGAATGCGGACATGCATTGAACGCTCCTGGCAGTGCCCATTTTGGCCAAGGCAGTGGATCAGTAGTAGAGGCTAGCAATTCTTGTTTTGACAATGTGACATCTCTTCAGCAATGCACGCTCAAAGGTTTCAGAGGATCAAGCTGTGGGCACGAACATGATGCTGGCGCTCTCTGTGCAG CACAGATTCGGTTGATCGGCGGTTCAGGTCAATGCTCAGGTAGAGTGGAGATCTTCTATAAAGGCCAGTGGGGAACTGTGTGCGATGATGAATGGGAAATGAGCAATGCCGATGTGGTATGTAGACAGCTTGGCTGCGGCCATGCAGTTTCTGCTCCTATGAGTTCCCACTTTGGAAGAGGCACAGGTCCAATATGGCTGGATAATGTGTCCTGTGAAGGCGGAGAGAAGGCTATCACACATTGTACGCATTCCGGTTTTGGAATAAATAACTGCGGGCATGGTGAAGATGCTAGTGTTATCTGTTTAG gCGCTCTACAGAAGCCCCAAATCACTTTGAGTCCAGCTCCAGAAGTACACTGGGGTGACAGAGTTGAGATCACCTGCACTGTATTAACAGAAAACCTGGGTGGTACATTCGTGCTGAAAAGGACCCAAGACtcatttaaaatggaaaaattcTCTGAGAGTGAAGCTGCAACCTTTACTTTCCCTACTGTGGATTTCAGCCAGAAGGGGACATACTTCTGTGAATATCAAAAGAAATTGCCGAATGAAGTCATCTATTTTCCTCAAGGAAATACTGCTGATCTCTCTGTCACAG TGAAACTGGAGAAACCCAGCATCACCCTGACATCTCCTCATGCAATGGTGATCTACAGCCCTGACAAAATATCGGTCACCAAAGGAAGCACCTTCTCCGTCACTTGCTCTGTTCATTCCAGATATTCTACAGGTTTCTTCTATCTGACAAAGGCTAACACGAATGCATCTGACGCGATGCCGGCATTTGGCCACTCTATCTTCTACCTCGCATCCTTTGAATTCCCTGAAATAGATTATAAAAACCAAGGAGAGTATAGGTGCGTCTTCGGTGTTAACATATCCTCAGTGTCCTTCTGTTCGGATCCCTCCAAGTCACTCCAAATCACTGTAGTCG CAACCTCATCCTCTTCAGTTGTCTCAGGAGCGGTTGTGGGTGTGCTATTGGTGTTGCTACTCGTGCTGGTTGTTGGTTACTTGgtctggagaaggagaaggcgGGGTGCCG GTACCATAGTTCAGTTTAGTAACAGGTCTGGAGGAGCAATAAAGCAAGATTTCGATGAAAGGAGCAATGGACTCTATGGAAG AGACATCGATAGCGAAGTGAATGAGCAAGCACACAGTAGCAGCCAGGAAGACAACAAAGCTGATGTGGATAACTCCGTGGAGGCGGTCCCTGAAGACCTGGCTGGGAGAGTTTGTTATGAGCTTGAACCACTCGTTTTTCCCTAA
- the LOC115003756 gene encoding LOW QUALITY PROTEIN: SH3 domain-binding glutamic acid-rich-like protein 3 (The sequence of the model RefSeq protein was modified relative to this genomic sequence to represent the inferred CDS: substituted 1 base at 1 genomic stop codon) — MSVTVFYTSVTCSNQIKKCQQRIISILSSKLIKHEVVDIAXDSEAIDLMRKLTGNPKALSPQICNGEEYCGDYEAFDNAIEMGQLEKFLKL; from the exons ATGTCGGTCACAGTGTTTTATACCAGCGTGACCTGTTCCAATCAG ATAAAGAAATGTCAGCAAAGAATCATCTCGATCCTGAGCAGCAAGTTGATCAAGCATGAAGTTGTAGACATCGCTTAGGATTCTGAGGCCATTGATTTAATGAGGAAATTGACAGGCAACCCAAAAGCACTCTCCCCTCAAATATGCAATGGGGAGGAATACTGTGGG GACTACGAAGCATTTGACAATGCAATTGAAATGGGACAATTGGAGAAGTTTCTCAAGCTCTAA
- the rps12 gene encoding small ribosomal subunit protein eS12 — MAEEGSVSAGGAMDVNTALPEVLKTALIHDGLARGIREAAKALDKRQAHLCALAGNCDEPTYVKLVEALCAEHQINLIKVDDNKKLGEWVGLCKIDREGKPRKVVGCSCVVVKDYGKESQAKDVIEEYFKGKK; from the exons ATGGCCGAGGAAGG TAGTGTCTCTGCTGGAGGTGCGATGGATGTCAACACTGCTCTCCCTGAGGTGCTCAAGACCGCACTTATCCACGATGGCCTTGCCCGTGGTATCCGTGAGGCTGCCAAGGCCCTGGACAa GCGTCAAGCCCATCTCTGTGCCCTTGCAGGCAACTGCGATGAGCCCACATACGTCAAGCTGGTAGAGGCCCTCTGTGCTGAGCATCAGATCAACCTGATAAAG GTTGATGACAACAAGAAGCTCGGCGAGTGGGTCGGTCTGTGCAAGATCGACCGTGAGGGTAAACCCCGTAAGGTTGTGGGCTGCAGCTGCGTCGTGGTCAAG GACTATGGCAAGGAGTCTCAAGCTAAGGATGTGATTGAGGAATACTTCAAAGGcaagaaataa